The Candidatus Margulisiibacteriota bacterium genome contains the following window.
GTCGGATGGTCGGGCAGGACCATGACCTTGGCGTTGATTTCCTTGTCACGGATCTTCTTCAAGATCGGCCCGACGACCAATTTGTCAAAATCTTCGATCGCCTGGATCTTATGCTTCACATCCCCCTCATGTCCCGCTTCGTCCGGCGCTTCGACATGGATAAAGACCACGTCCCGACGCTTGATGGCATTCAGGGCGGACTTGGCTTTTCCCGCGTAGTTGGTGTCGAGATAGCCGGTCGCGCCGGGAACGGTCACGATCTCCATCCCGACGATCTGACCAAGACCTTTTAACAGATGGACCGCGGTAATTACCGCCGCGCTCTTGCCGTATTTGCTGGGAAAGGATTGGATATGCGGCGAAGCCCCCTGCCCCCACGGCCAAATAATCGTCGCCTTTGATTTCATTTGTTTGAGAATAAGTTCGCTCTCATTGATCAGCGGTAGCAGGAACTCTTCCCCGCGTCCCTTGGGCAGATGCCCGGCGATCTTTTTACCGGTAATATCATGCGGCGGAGTGGTCTTGGTGCCGGTCAATCGCTGAACTTCGCCGCGGCTTAGGCCGCGAAAAACCAGGAGGTTCCGGTAACTCAACCCCGGAATAAACTCGACCTTTTTGGAACCGATCTTTTTGCCCAACTCTTTAAAGACCCGCTTGGCCTCTTCGGTTGAAATATGGCCGGCGGTAAAATCTTTCATTAAGCCGTCTTTAAGGGTAACTAAATTACAGCGAAAAGCAACGTCATTCTCGCCCAATTTGATTCCCAGACTGGCCGCTTCCAAGGGACCCCGTCCGGTATAGCCCTTTTTGGGATCGTAACCGAAAATGCTCATTGCCGCGACGTCGGAGCCGGGAGTCATGCCGGTCGGAATATTTTTGGTCCAGCCGCAGATACCGTATTGGGCGATATAATCAAGATTAGGGGTCTTGGCCGCTTCCAGGGGGGTCTTTCCGTTCAGTTCCTTAAGCGGCAGGTCGGACATTCCGTCACCGATAATTACGAAGTATTTCATTGAGTTCTCCTTTTTTAGGAGCTGTTTCGCTCTCTGGGGTAAACTTAAGCAGTTCTTTTTCTAATCGAGCCTTGGCCTTTTCCACTTCCACCAGCTTTTTTTTCAACTCGTCAGGATTATCTTGCGAAAGAT
Protein-coding sequences here:
- a CDS encoding cofactor-independent phosphoglycerate mutase, translating into MKYFVIIGDGMSDLPLKELNGKTPLEAAKTPNLDYIAQYGICGWTKNIPTGMTPGSDVAAMSIFGYDPKKGYTGRGPLEAASLGIKLGENDVAFRCNLVTLKDGLMKDFTAGHISTEEAKRVFKELGKKIGSKKVEFIPGLSYRNLLVFRGLSRGEVQRLTGTKTTPPHDITGKKIAGHLPKGRGEEFLLPLINESELILKQMKSKATIIWPWGQGASPHIQSFPSKYGKSAAVITAVHLLKGLGQIVGMEIVTVPGATGYLDTNYAGKAKSALNAIKRRDVVFIHVEAPDEAGHEGDVKHKIQAIEDFDKLVVGPILKKIRDKEINAKVMVLPDHPTPIKLMTHTADPVPFAIFSSYNKLCSDKVKGYSERQIKKSKLKIKHGYELLTYLFR